A region of Myxococcus stipitatus DSM 14675 DNA encodes the following proteins:
- a CDS encoding ABC transporter permease: protein MKRDSRLQGFAQKLLLLVLLLGAWEGLSRLGVWSPYLFPGPFTVARSLGKMAANGSLWEATLRSLGRLGRAYFVSVAIGVPLGLLMARLTFFRNAVKPVVMGLQALPSICWLPLALLWFGLTDTAILFVVVMGSVLGIAIATEDSVQGVDPQLLRVASTLGVRGLRFQFGVLLPAALPGIVTGLKLGWSFAWRALLAGELLFVSGGLGQLLTVGRELMDVPQVMAVMVAIILIGITVDRVLFQTVEGRLRRRWGLEGAL, encoded by the coding sequence ATGAAGCGCGACTCGAGGCTCCAGGGCTTCGCCCAGAAGCTCCTCCTGTTGGTGTTGCTGCTCGGCGCGTGGGAGGGACTCTCCCGCCTGGGCGTGTGGTCCCCGTACCTCTTCCCCGGGCCTTTCACCGTGGCGAGGAGCCTGGGGAAGATGGCCGCGAACGGAAGCCTGTGGGAGGCGACGCTCCGCTCGCTGGGGCGGCTGGGGCGCGCCTACTTCGTCTCGGTGGCCATCGGTGTCCCGCTGGGCCTGTTGATGGCGCGGCTGACCTTCTTCCGCAACGCGGTGAAGCCCGTGGTGATGGGCCTGCAAGCCCTGCCCTCCATCTGCTGGCTGCCCCTGGCGCTCTTGTGGTTCGGCCTGACGGACACCGCCATCCTCTTCGTCGTGGTGATGGGCAGCGTGCTGGGCATCGCCATCGCCACGGAGGACAGCGTGCAGGGCGTGGACCCGCAGCTCTTGCGCGTCGCGAGCACGCTGGGCGTCCGGGGCCTGCGCTTCCAGTTCGGCGTGCTGCTGCCCGCGGCGCTGCCCGGCATCGTCACCGGCCTCAAGCTGGGGTGGAGCTTCGCGTGGCGCGCGCTGCTCGCCGGTGAATTGCTCTTCGTGTCCGGCGGCCTGGGGCAGCTGCTCACCGTGGGCCGCGAGCTGATGGACGTGCCTCAAGTCATGGCCGTCATGGTGGCCATCATCCTCATCGGAATCACGGTGGACCGTGTCCTCTTCCAGACGGTGGAGGGCCGGCTGCGCCGCCGCTGGGGCCTGGAAGGGGCGCTGTAG
- a CDS encoding tetratricopeptide repeat protein, translating to MSRGHWRAWTVVLWAWLTPGLATATPQASASSAESSADLFRHRMTRAIAMHESLDYEKALNWLGQAKQVASTPQEQVEVELYRGIVLADLGRRQQAMESFRVALSLRPDAQLPVPVGPKVTRDFESVRKQVKRNPVTPPVEEAPKVVATPPPEENPAVPPETKAEPEGKKDLRTRLGEAGSGLKKNVGSALGSALNTVMGSREESTPPAPAAPPAPAAEATAEETR from the coding sequence ATGAGCCGGGGACATTGGAGAGCATGGACGGTGGTGCTCTGGGCCTGGCTCACACCCGGACTCGCCACCGCGACTCCTCAAGCGAGCGCCTCCAGCGCCGAGAGCAGCGCGGACCTCTTCCGCCATCGAATGACTCGTGCCATCGCGATGCACGAATCACTCGACTACGAGAAGGCGCTCAACTGGCTGGGCCAGGCGAAGCAGGTGGCGTCCACGCCCCAGGAGCAGGTGGAGGTGGAGCTCTACCGAGGCATCGTCCTGGCCGACCTGGGGCGGAGACAGCAGGCCATGGAGTCCTTCCGCGTCGCGCTGTCGCTGCGCCCCGACGCCCAGCTCCCCGTGCCGGTGGGCCCCAAGGTGACGCGGGACTTCGAGTCGGTGCGCAAGCAGGTGAAGCGCAACCCCGTCACGCCTCCCGTCGAAGAGGCCCCCAAGGTCGTCGCGACACCTCCCCCCGAGGAGAATCCCGCGGTCCCCCCCGAGACGAAGGCCGAGCCCGAAGGGAAGAAGGACCTGCGCACGCGCTTGGGCGAGGCGGGCTCTGGACTGAAGAAGAACGTGGGTTCGGCGCTGGGGTCCGCGCTGAACACGGTGATGGGCTCACGCGAGGAGTCGACGCCCCCCGCGCCCGCCGCGCCTCCCGCGCCCGCCGCCGAAGCCACGGCGGAGGAGACGCGGTAG
- a CDS encoding glucose 1-dehydrogenase — protein sequence MKAVAVFPGKRQVRVIDAPEPELQAPTQVKVRTHEVGVCGTDKDIVSFTYGTPPPGLDYLILGHECLGEVVEVGPAVQGLQKGDWVVPRVRRPCPHALCPACRGGHPDFCITGDFTERGIKEAPGFCSEHFVEDVAYLHRVATELHDVAVLTEPLTIAEKALRQLDLIQERLPWRPVPGRAVVLGAGPVGQLGVLTLLRRGFATTVYSHSRKPNVKAEAAEAVGAPYLSTQDISPEELVRRAGAPDVIYEAAGTAKAAFEALKSLSPNGVFIFTGVPSKSEQMSLGGDDFLKQLVLNNQVLLGTVNAAASDFDAALEDLARFRARWPGGLERLITARHPPESFFDVVTGKAGGGIKHVITFT from the coding sequence ATGAAGGCCGTCGCTGTCTTTCCTGGGAAGAGGCAAGTGCGCGTCATCGACGCGCCTGAACCCGAGCTCCAGGCTCCGACCCAGGTGAAGGTGCGCACCCATGAAGTCGGCGTGTGCGGCACCGACAAGGACATCGTCTCCTTCACCTACGGCACGCCGCCTCCGGGTCTCGACTACCTCATCCTCGGACACGAGTGTCTGGGTGAAGTCGTGGAGGTCGGCCCCGCCGTCCAAGGACTCCAGAAGGGTGACTGGGTGGTGCCTCGCGTGCGCAGACCTTGCCCGCACGCCCTCTGCCCCGCATGCCGGGGCGGACACCCCGACTTCTGCATCACCGGTGACTTCACCGAGCGCGGCATCAAGGAAGCCCCTGGCTTCTGCTCGGAGCACTTCGTGGAGGACGTGGCCTATCTGCACCGTGTCGCCACCGAGTTGCATGACGTCGCCGTGCTCACCGAGCCCCTCACCATCGCGGAGAAGGCGCTGCGGCAGCTCGACCTCATCCAGGAGCGCCTGCCGTGGAGGCCCGTGCCAGGGCGCGCCGTCGTGCTGGGCGCGGGGCCCGTGGGCCAGCTCGGCGTGCTCACGCTGCTGCGGCGCGGCTTCGCCACCACCGTGTACTCGCACAGCCGAAAGCCCAACGTGAAGGCCGAGGCCGCGGAGGCCGTGGGCGCGCCCTACCTCTCCACGCAGGACATCTCCCCCGAGGAGCTGGTCCGGCGAGCAGGCGCACCCGACGTCATCTACGAGGCCGCCGGCACCGCGAAGGCCGCCTTCGAGGCGCTGAAGTCCCTGTCACCCAATGGCGTCTTCATCTTCACGGGGGTGCCGTCGAAGTCCGAACAGATGTCCCTGGGGGGCGATGACTTCCTCAAGCAGCTCGTGTTGAACAACCAGGTCCTGCTGGGCACGGTGAACGCGGCGGCCTCGGACTTCGATGCGGCGCTGGAGGACCTGGCCCGCTTCCGTGCGCGGTGGCCAGGGGGGCTCGAGCGGCTCATCACCGCGCGCCACCCTCCTGAATCCTTCTTCGACGTGGTGACGGGCAAGGCAGGCGGCGGCATCAAGCACGTCATCACCTTCACCTGA
- a CDS encoding serine/threonine protein kinase produces MHVGKYQLIRKLATGGMAEVFLAKAEGPGGFEKTLVLKRILPHLVEDPSFVEMFLEEAKLVAQLNHPNVVQIFDFGESEGTFFLAMELIDGPNLRRWRRQADSRGVFLPPNLCAKVVAHAAEGLAFAHDFEDAITGQPLGLIHRDVSPDNILVSRQGAVKVVDFGIAKVVGQKHRTQTGIVKGKVAYMPPEQVRADPLDRRVDVYALGVVLYELLTGRLPFEGASELAMMQAIISREPVPVTHLREDVPNALQSILAVALRKNREDRYPDCRALQADLERFVLSTGESVGAYQIARAVSQVVDEHLVPTPVSMRAMDSAPERTTPLGPVSKGAAAPTDVSDQPTEQRPSAARRGVRARRLPLVVGGAALVASAGAFVLVGGGKTPPAPRAHGDVVVRAAPVAKVEEAPRPAVPTEQVAPVAKVEPVAAPTVEKPQVQHAEASDSGKPEDVVPVVAAAQPSPPSTRTAPAARKVKAAPLPLGSVEFRIRPYAAIYLDGKLLGETPMGIVDLPAKKYVVTAVNRDLDKRVTRDFEVKAGTANVFKLNLLAD; encoded by the coding sequence ATGCACGTCGGGAAATACCAACTCATCCGCAAGCTGGCGACGGGAGGCATGGCGGAGGTGTTCCTGGCCAAGGCCGAGGGCCCCGGGGGCTTCGAGAAGACCTTGGTCCTCAAGCGCATCCTCCCGCACCTGGTGGAGGACCCGTCCTTCGTGGAGATGTTCCTGGAGGAGGCGAAGCTCGTCGCGCAGCTGAACCACCCGAACGTCGTCCAGATTTTCGACTTCGGTGAGTCCGAGGGGACCTTCTTCCTGGCGATGGAGCTCATCGACGGGCCCAACCTGCGGCGCTGGCGAAGGCAGGCGGACTCCCGAGGCGTGTTCCTGCCGCCCAACCTCTGCGCGAAGGTGGTGGCGCATGCCGCGGAGGGCCTGGCGTTCGCGCATGACTTCGAGGACGCCATCACGGGGCAGCCGCTCGGGTTGATTCACCGGGACGTGAGCCCGGACAACATCCTGGTGTCGCGGCAGGGCGCGGTGAAGGTGGTGGACTTCGGCATCGCCAAGGTGGTGGGGCAGAAGCACCGCACGCAGACGGGCATCGTGAAGGGCAAGGTGGCGTACATGCCGCCCGAGCAGGTGCGGGCGGACCCGTTGGACCGGCGCGTGGATGTGTATGCGTTGGGCGTGGTGCTGTATGAGCTGCTCACGGGACGTCTGCCATTCGAGGGGGCGTCGGAGCTGGCGATGATGCAAGCCATCATCTCGCGCGAGCCGGTGCCGGTGACGCACTTGCGTGAGGATGTCCCCAATGCGCTCCAGTCCATCCTGGCGGTCGCGCTGAGGAAGAATCGCGAGGACCGCTATCCGGACTGCCGCGCGCTGCAAGCGGACCTGGAGCGCTTCGTGTTGTCGACGGGGGAGTCGGTGGGCGCGTATCAGATTGCGCGCGCCGTCTCGCAGGTGGTGGATGAGCACCTGGTTCCGACGCCCGTGTCCATGCGGGCGATGGACAGCGCCCCGGAGCGCACGACGCCGCTGGGGCCTGTCTCCAAGGGGGCGGCGGCGCCGACGGATGTGTCCGACCAGCCGACGGAGCAGCGGCCCTCGGCGGCGCGGCGGGGCGTGAGAGCGAGGCGGCTGCCCCTCGTGGTGGGCGGCGCGGCGCTGGTCGCCTCGGCGGGAGCGTTCGTGCTGGTGGGGGGCGGGAAGACGCCGCCTGCGCCGCGGGCGCATGGGGATGTCGTGGTGCGGGCGGCCCCGGTCGCGAAGGTGGAGGAGGCGCCGCGTCCGGCTGTGCCCACGGAGCAGGTGGCCCCGGTCGCGAAGGTGGAGCCCGTGGCTGCGCCCACGGTGGAGAAGCCCCAGGTCCAGCACGCGGAGGCGAGTGATTCCGGGAAGCCGGAGGACGTCGTGCCGGTCGTCGCTGCCGCGCAGCCGTCGCCACCCTCGACGAGGACAGCCCCCGCGGCGCGGAAGGTGAAGGCCGCGCCCTTGCCGTTGGGCTCGGTGGAGTTCCGCATCCGGCCCTATGCGGCCATCTACCTCGACGGGAAGCTGCTGGGCGAGACGCCCATGGGCATCGTCGACCTGCCCGCGAAGAAGTACGTCGTGACCGCCGTCAACCGGGACCTGGACAAGCGCGTCACGCGCGACTTCGAGGTGAAGGCGGGCACGGCGAATGTCTTCAAGCTCAACCTGTTGGCGGACTGA
- a CDS encoding ABC transporter ATP-binding protein, whose translation MLRALLGRWRSSLRLLRPAHVEADHAKISVTQLGHRYANKVVALEDVDLNVRSGEFICLLGPSGCGKSTLLYALAGHVRPTGGTVSIDGQPITGPGPNRLLMFQEAALFPWLSVRGNITFALAARGVPRAERKERADQYIRRVHLQGFEETLPHQLSGGMKMRASLARALAVDPTVLLMDEPFGSLDAQTRIHMQELLQSIWMRTHKTVVFVTHDVHEALMLGTRVVLMAPRPGRIVRDLEVHLPMPRRPDDAALTEMVRHVQRLLSEVERTNIPDSPPPSRASTPAVTSPVLSPPGLPRPAR comes from the coding sequence ATGCTGCGTGCCCTCCTCGGCCGATGGCGAAGCTCGCTGCGCCTGCTCCGGCCGGCCCATGTGGAAGCCGACCACGCGAAGATATCCGTCACCCAGCTCGGACATCGCTACGCCAACAAGGTCGTGGCCCTCGAGGACGTGGACCTCAACGTCCGCTCGGGGGAGTTCATCTGCCTGCTCGGCCCCTCCGGGTGCGGCAAGTCCACGCTCCTCTACGCACTGGCGGGCCACGTGCGCCCCACCGGCGGCACGGTGTCCATTGACGGACAGCCCATCACCGGCCCCGGGCCCAACCGCCTCCTCATGTTCCAGGAGGCCGCCCTCTTCCCGTGGCTCAGCGTGCGCGGCAACATCACCTTCGCCCTGGCCGCCCGAGGCGTGCCCCGCGCCGAGCGCAAGGAGCGCGCGGACCAGTACATCCGCCGCGTCCACCTCCAGGGCTTCGAGGAGACCCTCCCCCACCAGCTCTCCGGCGGCATGAAGATGCGCGCGAGCCTGGCCCGCGCCCTCGCCGTGGACCCCACCGTGCTCCTCATGGACGAGCCCTTCGGCTCGCTGGACGCGCAGACGCGCATCCACATGCAGGAGCTCCTCCAGTCCATCTGGATGCGCACCCACAAGACGGTGGTCTTCGTCACCCACGACGTCCACGAGGCCCTCATGCTGGGCACCCGCGTGGTCCTCATGGCGCCGCGTCCGGGCCGCATCGTGAGGGATTTGGAGGTCCACCTCCCCATGCCGCGCCGCCCGGACGACGCGGCCCTCACGGAGATGGTCCGCCACGTCCAGAGGCTGCTGAGTGAAGTGGAGCGAACCAACATCCCCGACTCCCCGCCGCCATCGAGAGCCTCCACGCCCGCGGTGACAAGCCCCGTGCTGTCCCCGCCCGGACTGCCCCGGCCCGCGAGGTGA
- a CDS encoding ABC transporter substrate-binding protein yields MRALRLPWVFVLAGLVVLGAGCKRESSRGADAPLRLGFFPNITHAQALVGHSEGTFASEPGVGKLEVKQFNAGPAAMEALVAGSLDVSYVGNGPAINTFLKAGRELRIIAGAVNGGAMLVTRTAKSAAELKGKKLATPQLGNTQDIALRYWLEQQGLNTQLDGKGDVQIVPLSNSDILVQYLRGGIEGAWVPEPWGTRMLMDPGGGGQILVDEKTLWPEGRFPTTVVVTTRKVLETQRPRIVALLRAHVKLTERWKQEPETFATQVNTAFGKLTQKPLAAPILQGAFSRLEPSLDPVPSALSTAAKHAQELGFIPSSDISGLVDLSALEEARKP; encoded by the coding sequence ATGCGTGCCCTTCGGTTGCCCTGGGTGTTCGTGCTCGCCGGACTGGTGGTGCTCGGCGCGGGTTGCAAGCGCGAGTCCTCGCGCGGAGCGGACGCGCCGCTGCGCCTGGGCTTCTTCCCGAACATCACGCATGCGCAAGCGCTGGTGGGCCACTCGGAGGGCACGTTCGCCTCCGAGCCCGGCGTGGGGAAGCTGGAGGTGAAGCAGTTCAACGCGGGGCCCGCGGCCATGGAGGCGCTGGTGGCGGGCTCGCTCGACGTCTCCTACGTGGGCAACGGGCCCGCCATCAACACGTTCCTCAAGGCCGGGCGGGAGCTGCGCATCATCGCGGGCGCCGTGAACGGGGGCGCCATGCTGGTGACGCGCACCGCGAAGAGCGCCGCGGAGCTGAAGGGCAAGAAGCTGGCGACGCCCCAGCTCGGCAACACCCAGGACATCGCGCTGCGCTACTGGCTCGAGCAGCAGGGCTTGAACACCCAGCTGGACGGCAAGGGCGACGTGCAAATCGTGCCGCTGAGCAACTCGGACATCCTGGTGCAGTACCTGCGCGGCGGCATCGAAGGCGCCTGGGTGCCGGAGCCCTGGGGCACGCGCATGCTCATGGACCCTGGGGGCGGCGGGCAGATTCTCGTGGACGAGAAGACGCTGTGGCCCGAGGGGCGCTTCCCCACCACCGTCGTCGTGACGACGCGCAAGGTGCTGGAGACGCAGCGCCCGCGCATCGTCGCCCTGCTGCGCGCGCACGTGAAGCTGACCGAGCGCTGGAAGCAGGAGCCGGAGACCTTCGCCACCCAGGTCAACACCGCCTTCGGCAAGCTGACGCAGAAGCCCCTGGCGGCGCCCATCCTCCAGGGGGCCTTCTCCCGCCTGGAGCCCAGCCTGGACCCGGTGCCGTCCGCCTTGAGCACCGCCGCGAAGCACGCTCAGGAGCTGGGCTTCATCCCCTCGTCGGACATCAGCGGGCTGGTGGACCTGAGCGCGCTGGAAGAGGCGCGCAAGCCCTGA